GTTATTGGGCGTGTTAATGATGATTGCTTTGGTTTTGGAATTGAAGGCTTTACGCAACTCGTCCCGGTCGAAGCTCCAATCCGGGGCCCGCAAGGTGACAAAGACTCGCTTGGCTCCCGTTAAGAGGGCATCCGGGCCGTAGTTCTCGTAGAAGGGCTGGAAGATAATCACTTCATCGCCGGGATTGATGAGCGCCAGCATGGTGGCCATCATGCATTCGGTGGCTCCGCAGCACACCGTGATATGGGCATCGGCATCGCACCACTCGAGCTTGTTGAAAGTGCGCATCTTCCCGGCGATGGCCTGCCGCAAGCTGGCGATTCCCCAGGTCACGGCGTACTGGTTGTAGCCATCCCGGATCGCTTTGCAGGCGGCCTCTTTCAGATCGGGGTGCGGATCGAAATCGGGCATTCCCTGTCCCAGATTCAATGCCTGAAATTGATTCGCCAGCCGGGTCGTTTCTCGAATCACCGATTCTGTGAAATAGCTGACGCGATCGGAAAGCATAAACTTCAACTCCTTGCTAAGCCTTGAGCGCGAGATTACTGTTACGGGATTTCTCCTGCCGTAATTTTCGTTCCACGCCGACTTTAATCAACAGGGTGACCAGAGAAAGCATGGTCAGAACGCTGGCCACGGCGAAGGCCGCCGGAGTGTTATATTCCTGGAAGAGCTTTTCTATGCGTAAAGGCATGGTATCCGTCTGCGAAGCGATTCGCCCCGATACGACATAGACCGCCCCAAATTCTCCCATCGCTCGTGCGTTGCAGAGAATTACTCCATAAAGCAAGCCCCATTTGATATTCGGCAGAGTGATGCGAAAGAACATTTCCCAACCTGAAGCCCCAAGGCTACGGGCGGCGATTTCTTCCTCGCTTCCCACGGCCTCCAGGACCGGGATCAATTCCCGGGCGATGAAAGGAAAAGTCACAAACGCGGTGGTGAGAACTAAAGCGGGGGGAGCGAAAATAATCTGATAGCCATGCTCGCGGAGCCAGGCCCCCATCGGCGTCTGCAAACCGAACAGCAGCACAAAAACCAGCCCTGCCACTACGGGTGAGACCGAGAAGGGCAGGTCGATGAGTGTGGTGAGAATCGTTCGGCCGGGGAAACGAAAGCGGGCGATGGTCCAGGCCGCGGCCACACCGAATATCAGGTTCATGGCCACGGCCACGGGAACCACCATCAGCGTCAGAAAAATGGCATGGCGGGTATCGGGATCGGCGGTGATATTTTTCCAGTAGACCAGCATACCCCGGCTAAAGGCTTGCACGAACACGCTGATCAACGGCACCACCACCAGAATGCCGACGATGCCGAAGGTTAGTCCGATAAGGACAATTCGGACAAGCAGGGGATCACTCGATCGCCGCTTGGCATACGGCACAATATCGCGGACATCTTGAGCTTTAGCTTCCATGCCGTTTGCTCCAGCGTTCCAGAAGATTGATCGTGACCAGCAAAAGAAACGAGAAACTCAACAGCACGACGGCGATGGCTGCCGCTTCCCGGTAGGAGAATTCTTCGAGCCGAGCCACGATGAGGGATGGGGCAATCTCCGTTTTGGAAGGGATGTTGCTGGAAATGAACACCACCGAGCCATATTCCCCAATAGACCGGGCGAAGGCGAGCGTGAAACCGGTCAGAGCAGGGGGGATCAGAGTTGGCAGGAGCACCCGCCGGAAGCTCTGCCAGCGGTCCGCGCCGAGAATGCCCGCCGCTTCTTCCACTTCGCTGTCGATTTCTTCGAGCACCGGTTGCACCGTTCGCACGACGAAAGGAAAGCCGGTGAATATCAAAACCAGCACGATGCCGAATTGAGAATACGCTCCTTCAATTCCCAGTGGAACTAAAAACTGACCAAACCAGCCATCCTTCACATACAGGCTGGCGTAGACCAGGCCCGCCACGGCGGTCGGCAGGGCGAAGGGCACATCCACCAGGGCATCGATCACGCGTTTTAATGGAAATTCATACCGCACGAGAGACCAGGCGACAATCAGACCCAAGACCGTGTTGACCAGTGCGGCAATCAGAGACAGGCTGAAGGTCAGCTTGTAAGCAGCAATCGCTCGGGGAGTCCAGACCGCCGCGATGAAATCTCGAACTCCCAATTCCGAAGCTTTGAGAAAGCAGGCCAGCAAAGGAATGAGGACTAACAGACTGAGATAGGAAACCGTGTAACCCAGGCCGAGCGAGTAGCCGGGCAGTATATTTCGATTGGCTGAACTCAAATTTTACTCCGCAAAAGCATCCAAGCCGAGGATCCTTCACACTGTCTTGATCAGGGCCGGGCATAGATTCCATCGAACACGCCGTTCTCGGCAAAGAACTTCTTCTGAATCGCATCCCAGTTTGGGGCGATCAGGGTGGAAGGAAAAAGGTCGATTGGCGGGAAGCGATCGGTATAGCGCTTCCAGATTTTCTCGTTGGTCGGCCGATAGAAGTGCTGGGCAATCACTTCCTGGGCCTCTTCCGTGTAGAGGAATTTCAAATATTCCTCGGCCACCACTTTGGTCTTTTTTCGAATCACGTTAGCATCCACAACGGCCACATGCGGTTCGGCCAGAATGCTGGTTTTCGGATAGATGATTTCCAGTTCGCCCTTCGCTTCCTGCGCTTCCAGATACGCTTCGTTTTCCCAGGTGAGATGGACATCGCCGATCTTTTTGGTCGCAAACGTCATCGTCGCTCCACGCGCGGCGGCGTCCAGAACAGGTACATTTTTGTAGAGTCGGGTGACGAAATCGAGAGCATCGTTTTCCGTGCCCCCCTGTTTGAGAATCGCCCCCCAGGCAGCCAGAAAGCTCCATTTGCCATTCCCGGAAGTCTTGGGATTGGGAGTGATGACGCTGATGTCCGACTTCGTCAGGTCCGACCAGTCTTTGATGCCTTTGGGATTCCCTTTTCGCACCACAAAAACGATCGTCGAAACATAGGGAAGCGATCGATTCGGCAGCCGATCCTCCCAGCCCGGTTCGATCAGACCGGCCTTGCGAACGGCATCGGTATCCGACCACAAGGCGAGTGTAATCACGTCGGCATCGAGGCCGTCGATCACGGCACGGGCCTGGCTGCCCGAACCGCCGTGCGACTGGCGGATCGAGACTTTTTGCCCTTTTTCCTCGGCGAATTTACGGATAAACCGCTCGTTGATGTCTTTCCACAATTCCCGGGTGGGATCGCAGGCGACATTCAGCAGTTGAATTTCCGACGTGGTTCGAACCACCCCGGAAGCGAGGATCCACAGAGTGGACCCGAGGAGGTAGAGCGCCAGTAGGCCGAGGATAATTTTGCGTGTCATGGGAATTCACTTTTCTTCGTATGTGTACAATCTACGAATGGAATCGAAATACGACGAAGCCACGGCGTACCACGAGGCCGGTCATGCGGTCGTGGCACTAGCATTGGATCGGCCCGTAGCCAAGGTCAGTATCATCGCCGGTCGGGAATTTCTCGGAGTTTGCCATTTTCAAAAAGGGGTGAGCCGAGCTTCCATCGACCTGTTGGAACGGGAGATCCTGATTGCCCTGGGGGGTATCGCTGCAGAGGCTCGTAGGACCGGGCATTTCGACCGAGCGGGGGCCGGTCGCGATTTGCGTACGGTTCGAAAGCTCGCTCTGGAGCGTGTGAGTGAACGGCAACTCGAGCGTTATGAACGTCGCATGTTCAGTAAGGTGGAGAACCTACTTGCGGAAGTAGAGAACTGGCTGGCTGTAGAACTGATCGCCGCGGAATTGATGAAGCAGGGGATGATCAGCGGGCGGGCGGCGAAGCATTTATTTGAGCAGGCCGGGCGGAAAGCAGAGGAATGATCATGCTTTCTAGCGGTTGGAAAGCTTTTTAAGTTGGCTTGCTCCAAGAATTCAGCAGTTACACATCATGGGTTGTGAGTATAATTTCTTCTGACTTAACCCGATATCTTTGGAAAGAAGCCCCCATGTCGAATGATCACCTGAAGCTGATGCGAGTAATTATGGCATTATCGATCGTGGGCGGGCTATGCCTTTGCGCCGCGACTTTGGATCGAGTCGGTTACACATCTTCCAATAGAGGAATTAATATTGTTCTGCCTTTTGGCCAGACGTTTCCATTGAACAATTCGATGCCGAACACAAACTCAATCGAATTGGATCGGACAGTAGTACTGATCATTTGTGGGCTCTGGTTGCTAGCCTACTGGCTCCCTGCTCTGATCGCACATTGCAGACATCACCCCAATGAAGTGCTTATCTTTTGGATTAATCTCCTGTTAGGGATAACCGGAATCGGTTGGTTGGCCGCGTTGGGTTGGGCGCTAGTGGATGGAGGCAAGCCGCAACAAGTAGTCCTGATTCAGCCCCCGACTGAAGGAAAAGAGAGAGGGGAGTAGGAGATAAGACTCAGGCGAAAATTTCAATCGAGCTTTTTCCAGTAGATCTTGGTGGCCGTGTAGCCGCCGAGCGGTTTTAAGGCAAAATCGGGAATCGAACCGGCCAGAATATAGCCCACTTTTTCGTAGAGTCCGGATGCTCCGCCATCGGCCGCAGTGTCGAGGACTAGCAAGGTCTTTTGATGTTCCCGTGCAAGCTTCTCGGCTTCTAAAAGGAGAGCTTTGGCGATCCCCCGACCCCGACAGATGGGGAGGGTCATCATCTTGGCAATCTCACCCCGGTGCGGTTGATTGGGGGCGCAGTCGAGCTGCAATGTAACGGTGCCCAGAATCTTCCCTCTATCACAGGCTGCGAGGATAATTCGCTCCTGGCGTTCCGCCGCCCGGAAGGAATTTTCCCAGAAGGTGCGGGCTTGCTGCAAGGGCAGAGGATGCAGGAACGTCACCGAGCCATTATTCGCAACAACTTCCACAAGGATCTCGGCGAGTTGATCGCAAATCTCGGGTGAGTAGTTCAAACGCTTGATCTCGAAATCGTGCATGACTCAACTCCGTGACACGGCCACCAAATAGGTGCAAGGTTTTTCGCTCTCATTGGCGATCGTGACTTCCGAAGGTGGTCCAAAACCTAGACAATCGCCTACCGCGAGTTCATGGCGTGTGCTCGCTTCGTCGATCACCAGTCGGCCTTTGATCACCCAGATCACCTGTCGGATTCGGGCATAGGAAGAGGGCGGGAAAACAATTTTTTTTCGAGCGGGCAATTCCACTTTTACCAGCTCCAGCGGATTATCGGCTTGGCAGAAGACTTGCGTGCGCAGATAACCGGTTTCCGGATCCCTCCAAGTCGGCTGGCGCTTCACTTTGCTGAGTCGTTCGCCGTTTCCTTCCGCTCGAATCAGCAACCCGGCCAGTGTGAGATCAAACGCCCCAGCCAGTCGAACCAGGATCACCGCACTGGGGCTCATTTCTTCCCGTTCAATTTTGCTGATGGTGGCCTTGGCCACACCGGACTTGTCGGCGAGATCTTTCAGGGACCAGCCTCTCACGGTTCGTTCCAGGCGAATTCGCTGGGCGATCAGGACACTGGTATCGTCTATTTTAGTAGCCATGCGTCTTTTATAGTGGATGAAATATTGAAGCTCAATAGGGATATGCAAATTGCTAGTTGGCAAAATGGTTCCTATCTTCTCTGCCGAAATTGGAGCGGTGCATAGACCTACTCACTTCCATCCCGTAAATTGGTGCAGAACGAGCTTGTTACATCTCCTTGCATGTGAAAAGGAAATCCGAATGCGACAAATTCCCCGGCTCTTCCTGGCAAGTGTTACGCTTCTGATTATCCAGTTTGAAATCTCACAAGCCGGTGATTTGTCGCCCGCAAAATGGAACGCCGCTGAGCGGGAGCAAGCCGAGAAACGGGAAACCGGAGGTTGGTCTCCCAGCGCAAATCGCTCGATATCGAGTAAAGAAGGAGTCATTTCGGCCATCGCCTCTCCGATCGCGGTTCAGGCGGGAATCGAAGCGCTCCGTCAGGGAGGCACAGCCGCCGATGCCGCCGGTACAATCGCTCTAACGCAAATCACAACTCAACTCGGCTCGGTAGTCTCCTACGCCGGGATTATGACTATGGTCTACTACGACGCGAAAACGGGCAAAGTCTATTCGCTCGATGCCGGCTATCAAACCTATCGGAATGAAACCGACCCCCAGACGATTCCCCAGGCCGATATGGGACCGCTCAATCAGACTTTCAAAGATCTTCGCAAAAACGAAAAAGATGAGCTGGACAAATTACCCGCCAAAGGGCGCGAGACTTTAGTGCCCGGCTTTATGGCCGGGGTGGAAGCCCTTCACCAAAAATTCGGACGGCTTCCTTTCCCGGAC
The genomic region above belongs to Telmatocola sphagniphila and contains:
- a CDS encoding superinfection immunity protein gives rise to the protein MSNDHLKLMRVIMALSIVGGLCLCAATLDRVGYTSSNRGINIVLPFGQTFPLNNSMPNTNSIELDRTVVLIICGLWLLAYWLPALIAHCRHHPNEVLIFWINLLLGITGIGWLAALGWALVDGGKPQQVVLIQPPTEGKERGE
- a CDS encoding helix-turn-helix domain-containing protein, which translates into the protein MATKIDDTSVLIAQRIRLERTVRGWSLKDLADKSGVAKATISKIEREEMSPSAVILVRLAGAFDLTLAGLLIRAEGNGERLSKVKRQPTWRDPETGYLRTQVFCQADNPLELVKVELPARKKIVFPPSSYARIRQVIWVIKGRLVIDEASTRHELAVGDCLGFGPPSEVTIANESEKPCTYLVAVSRS
- the cysW gene encoding sulfate ABC transporter permease subunit CysW; its protein translation is MEAKAQDVRDIVPYAKRRSSDPLLVRIVLIGLTFGIVGILVVVPLISVFVQAFSRGMLVYWKNITADPDTRHAIFLTLMVVPVAVAMNLIFGVAAAWTIARFRFPGRTILTTLIDLPFSVSPVVAGLVFVLLFGLQTPMGAWLREHGYQIIFAPPALVLTTAFVTFPFIARELIPVLEAVGSEEEIAARSLGASGWEMFFRITLPNIKWGLLYGVILCNARAMGEFGAVYVVSGRIASQTDTMPLRIEKLFQEYNTPAAFAVASVLTMLSLVTLLIKVGVERKLRQEKSRNSNLALKA
- a CDS encoding sulfate ABC transporter substrate-binding protein, producing MTRKIILGLLALYLLGSTLWILASGVVRTTSEIQLLNVACDPTRELWKDINERFIRKFAEEKGQKVSIRQSHGGSGSQARAVIDGLDADVITLALWSDTDAVRKAGLIEPGWEDRLPNRSLPYVSTIVFVVRKGNPKGIKDWSDLTKSDISVITPNPKTSGNGKWSFLAAWGAILKQGGTENDALDFVTRLYKNVPVLDAAARGATMTFATKKIGDVHLTWENEAYLEAQEAKGELEIIYPKTSILAEPHVAVVDANVIRKKTKVVAEEYLKFLYTEEAQEVIAQHFYRPTNEKIWKRYTDRFPPIDLFPSTLIAPNWDAIQKKFFAENGVFDGIYARP
- the cysT gene encoding sulfate ABC transporter permease subunit CysT, which gives rise to MSSANRNILPGYSLGLGYTVSYLSLLVLIPLLACFLKASELGVRDFIAAVWTPRAIAAYKLTFSLSLIAALVNTVLGLIVAWSLVRYEFPLKRVIDALVDVPFALPTAVAGLVYASLYVKDGWFGQFLVPLGIEGAYSQFGIVLVLIFTGFPFVVRTVQPVLEEIDSEVEEAAGILGADRWQSFRRVLLPTLIPPALTGFTLAFARSIGEYGSVVFISSNIPSKTEIAPSLIVARLEEFSYREAAAIAVVLLSFSFLLLVTINLLERWSKRHGS
- a CDS encoding GNAT family N-acetyltransferase, translating into MHDFEIKRLNYSPEICDQLAEILVEVVANNGSVTFLHPLPLQQARTFWENSFRAAERQERIILAACDRGKILGTVTLQLDCAPNQPHRGEIAKMMTLPICRGRGIAKALLLEAEKLAREHQKTLLVLDTAADGGASGLYEKVGYILAGSIPDFALKPLGGYTATKIYWKKLD